The Stigmatella erecta genome window below encodes:
- a CDS encoding acyl-CoA dehydrogenase family protein, with product MPRAEITDLLLLEELLTDEEKAARDTVARFVDREVLPIIGHHFREGTFPAHLIPGLAEMGVLGANLPGYGCAGMNTVSYGLILQELERGDSGLRSFASVQGSLCMFPIHAYGSEEQKERFLPGMAQGRLIGCFGLTEPDFGSNPGGMRARAVKDGDTWVLNGAKAWITNGAIADVAVVWAKTGEGGAESVRGFLVEKGMPGFSAREIPGKFSLRASVTSELSFQDVRVPERNVLPKVTGLRGPLSCLNNARLGIAFAVTGAAIACFEGAREYALSRKQFDGKSIAGYQLTQEKLADMLQEIVKAQLLSLRLARLKDEGKATPVMVSLAKRNNVKAALEIARSARGVYGANGVTDAYPPIRHMLNLESVFTYEGTHEVHTLVLGKAITGLDAFN from the coding sequence ATGCCGCGCGCGGAGATAACGGATCTGCTCCTGCTCGAGGAGCTGCTGACGGACGAGGAGAAGGCGGCCCGGGACACCGTGGCCCGCTTCGTGGACAGGGAGGTGCTGCCCATCATCGGCCACCACTTCCGCGAGGGGACGTTCCCCGCGCACCTCATCCCGGGGCTGGCGGAGATGGGCGTGCTGGGCGCCAACCTCCCGGGCTACGGCTGCGCGGGGATGAACACGGTGAGCTACGGCCTCATCCTCCAGGAGCTGGAGCGGGGGGACTCGGGCCTGCGCTCCTTCGCCTCGGTGCAGGGCTCGCTGTGCATGTTCCCCATCCACGCCTACGGCAGCGAGGAGCAGAAGGAGCGCTTCCTGCCGGGCATGGCCCAGGGCCGGCTCATCGGCTGCTTTGGCCTCACCGAGCCGGACTTCGGCTCCAACCCGGGTGGCATGCGCGCCCGGGCGGTGAAGGACGGGGACACCTGGGTGCTCAACGGCGCCAAGGCCTGGATTACCAACGGCGCCATCGCGGACGTGGCGGTGGTGTGGGCCAAGACGGGGGAGGGCGGCGCCGAGTCCGTGCGCGGCTTCCTCGTGGAGAAGGGGATGCCCGGGTTCAGCGCGCGGGAGATTCCCGGCAAGTTCTCGCTGCGCGCCTCGGTGACGAGTGAGCTGTCGTTCCAGGACGTGCGGGTGCCGGAGCGCAACGTGCTGCCGAAGGTGACGGGGCTGCGCGGGCCCCTGTCCTGCCTCAACAACGCGCGGCTGGGCATCGCCTTCGCGGTGACGGGGGCCGCCATCGCCTGCTTCGAGGGGGCGCGCGAGTACGCGCTCTCGCGCAAGCAGTTCGACGGCAAGTCCATCGCCGGCTACCAGCTCACCCAGGAGAAGCTGGCGGACATGCTCCAGGAGATCGTCAAGGCGCAGCTCCTGTCCCTGCGGCTGGCGCGGCTCAAGGACGAGGGCAAGGCGACGCCCGTGATGGTGAGCCTGGCCAAGCGCAACAACGTGAAGGCCGCGCTGGAGATCGCCCGCAGCGCGCGCGGGGTGTACGGCGCCAACGGTGTGACCGACGCGTACCCGCCCATCCGGCACATGCTCAACCTGGAGAGCGTTTTCACCTACGAGGGCACCCACGAGGTGCACACGCTGGTGCTGGGCAAGGCCATCACCGGCCTCGACGCCTTCAACTAA
- a CDS encoding PQQ-binding-like beta-propeller repeat protein, with translation MRWTWSVVAAGLCGMAGCGPEAVGTSPAGSAPEPLAASEALPAPIAPGEETETHSAPACSGPEGTAALAWSYVPRDDRALEFTGTMDAEGNLYATECPRFWEGPVELRTCELLSLGRDGSLRYRRPLSGTEYVHVDLSSGERLYGTLNGATARVSALAAADGSLLWTTPLPPLLDAGCQWAWVSAPVLTPSHLVVAVHATGERTACNALIALDAATGAVAWQINAPERLSQPIADAQGHLYTSTFHWGQEQTELLSYTAGGTQRWRQTRAGHREPVAVSNGTLLLSTEELADAGTGGFRATLGITGISHSRAEGELPFGPYPHGNVALGGKELLALADGRCTGASCPTEPHVSGQFFYGVDAASGALRWTLPVGDSPSAPLLTDRSTLLLVDRPVPEDCDFGCKGPDSYFDSYVHEFSQEGAERIACKLQGQAPFVTPPALHQGRLFLGAYLNWDSDNDGTPFLGIHAYELDAPMSPARSGWVTEGGGNGREGQPQ, from the coding sequence ATGAGATGGACGTGGAGCGTGGTGGCGGCGGGACTCTGTGGGATGGCGGGATGTGGCCCGGAAGCGGTGGGCACGTCCCCCGCCGGGAGCGCCCCGGAGCCGCTCGCCGCGTCCGAGGCCCTTCCGGCGCCCATCGCCCCGGGTGAGGAGACGGAGACGCACTCCGCCCCCGCCTGCTCGGGCCCCGAGGGAACGGCCGCGCTCGCTTGGTCCTATGTGCCCCGCGATGACCGCGCGCTGGAGTTCACGGGGACGATGGACGCCGAGGGCAACCTCTACGCCACGGAGTGCCCCCGGTTCTGGGAGGGCCCCGTCGAGCTGCGCACCTGCGAGCTTCTCTCGCTCGGCCGGGACGGGAGCCTCCGCTACCGGCGGCCCCTGTCCGGGACGGAGTACGTCCACGTGGACCTCAGCTCCGGCGAGCGGCTCTATGGGACGCTCAACGGGGCCACCGCGCGCGTCTCGGCGCTGGCGGCGGCGGACGGCAGCCTCCTGTGGACCACGCCCCTGCCGCCCCTGCTCGACGCGGGCTGCCAGTGGGCCTGGGTCTCCGCCCCCGTGCTCACGCCGTCCCACCTGGTGGTCGCCGTGCACGCCACGGGCGAGCGGACGGCCTGCAATGCCCTGATCGCGCTGGACGCGGCCACCGGCGCGGTGGCCTGGCAGATCAACGCCCCCGAGCGCCTGTCCCAGCCCATCGCCGATGCGCAGGGCCACCTCTATACGTCCACCTTCCATTGGGGCCAGGAGCAGACCGAGCTGCTGTCCTATACGGCCGGGGGCACGCAGCGCTGGCGCCAGACGCGGGCGGGCCACCGGGAGCCCGTCGCCGTCAGCAACGGCACGCTGCTGCTCTCCACCGAGGAGCTCGCGGACGCCGGCACGGGAGGCTTCCGGGCCACGCTCGGCATCACCGGCATCTCGCACTCCCGCGCGGAGGGTGAGCTTCCCTTTGGCCCCTATCCGCACGGCAACGTGGCGCTCGGCGGCAAGGAGCTGCTGGCGCTGGCGGACGGCCGGTGCACCGGGGCCTCCTGCCCCACCGAGCCCCACGTGAGCGGCCAGTTCTTCTATGGCGTGGATGCGGCGAGCGGCGCGCTGCGCTGGACGCTGCCCGTGGGGGACTCGCCCTCCGCGCCCCTGCTCACCGACCGGAGCACGCTCTTGCTGGTGGACCGCCCCGTGCCCGAGGACTGTGACTTCGGCTGCAAGGGGCCCGACTCATACTTCGACTCGTACGTGCACGAGTTCTCCCAAGAGGGAGCGGAGCGCATCGCCTGCAAGCTCCAGGGCCAGGCGCCATTCGTGACGCCCCCCGCGCTCCACCAGGGCCGGTTGTTCCTGGGCGCCTACCTCAACTGGGACTCGGACAACGACGGCACCCCTTTCCTCGGCATCCATGCCTACGAGCTGGACGCCCCCATGAGCCCCGCGCGCTCGGGCTGGGTCACCGAGGGGGGCGGCAACGGCCGCGAGGGCCAGCCGCAGTAA
- a CDS encoding SDR family NAD(P)-dependent oxidoreductase — protein MAERHMKDPSRFSFGTFAAAGLGTVLGLRALLRRSTSFQNKTVLITGGSRGLGFVLARRFLREGARVAICGREEATLARARVELDALGGQAMTLTCDVTDPVQVEAMVAEVQETLGPVDVLVNNAGIIQAGPIESMTLEDFQEAFNIHLWAPLYTTLAVLPGMKKRQQGRIINIASIGGKISVPHLVPYSASKFALVGLSDGMRAELAQDGIQVTTVCPGLIRTGSPRNATFKGNHEAEYAWFSVSDSLPGLSMNAERVAKKIIEASRRGDAEVLVGLPAKLGALARALAPQLTASLLAFVNRSLPQDSSPERFKGHQSETPLTRSWLTELSRRAAERNNENGVPVH, from the coding sequence ATGGCAGAGCGCCACATGAAGGACCCCTCTCGCTTCAGCTTCGGGACATTCGCCGCCGCCGGGCTTGGCACGGTGCTGGGGCTCCGGGCCCTGCTGCGCAGGAGCACGAGCTTCCAGAACAAGACGGTGCTCATCACCGGGGGCTCCCGGGGGCTGGGCTTCGTCCTCGCGCGGCGCTTCCTCCGGGAAGGCGCGCGCGTGGCCATCTGCGGCCGGGAGGAGGCCACGCTGGCGCGCGCCCGCGTGGAGCTGGACGCCCTGGGGGGCCAGGCCATGACCCTCACGTGCGATGTGACGGACCCCGTCCAGGTGGAGGCGATGGTCGCCGAGGTCCAGGAGACGCTGGGGCCCGTGGACGTGCTGGTGAACAACGCCGGCATCATCCAGGCGGGCCCCATCGAGTCCATGACGCTCGAGGACTTCCAGGAGGCCTTCAACATCCACCTCTGGGCCCCGCTCTACACGACGCTCGCGGTGCTGCCGGGGATGAAGAAGCGCCAGCAGGGGCGCATCATCAACATCGCCTCCATCGGCGGCAAAATCAGCGTGCCGCACCTGGTGCCCTACAGCGCGAGCAAGTTCGCCCTGGTGGGGCTCTCGGACGGGATGCGCGCGGAGCTGGCGCAGGACGGCATCCAGGTCACCACCGTGTGCCCGGGGCTCATCCGCACCGGCAGCCCGCGCAACGCCACGTTCAAGGGCAACCACGAGGCGGAGTACGCTTGGTTCTCCGTGAGCGACTCGCTGCCCGGCCTCTCGATGAACGCCGAGCGCGTGGCGAAGAAGATCATCGAGGCGAGCCGCCGGGGCGACGCCGAGGTGCTGGTGGGCCTGCCCGCGAAGCTGGGCGCCCTGGCGCGCGCGCTGGCCCCCCAGCTGACGGCCTCCCTGCTGGCGTTCGTCAACCGCTCCCTGCCGCAGGACAGCAGCCCGGAGCGCTTCAAGGGCCACCAGAGCGAGACGCCGCTGACGCGCTCCTGGCTGACGGAGCTGTCGCGCCGGGCCGCCGAGCGCAACAACGAGAACGGGGTGCCGGTCCACTGA
- a CDS encoding aminotransferase class I/II-fold pyridoxal phosphate-dependent enzyme, giving the protein MRIPDFKLERYFARWEFTAPHLLCSSDIEGWRMAELLALADAEARARWEHLTLGYTESTGLPALKEAIAALYPGVSPGQVLTFAGAEEAVFVLMNVLLGAGDHAVVTWPGYQSLHEVARATGAEVTLLPLREEQGWALDLEALRGALRPHTRLIVVNFPHNPTGALPTPEAFEALCALAEERGVYLLSDEVYRLLEHAPARTLPAAVERTARGLSLGVMSKAFGLAGLRVGWLACRDAELLRRCAAYKDYTSICNSAPSEVLALIALREKDKVLARSRAILEDNLKRLDAFFARHADTFQWVRPRAGSVAFPRLLRDVPVTDFCQALVEREGVLLLPGSVYDFPGNHFRLGFGRTRLPEALEHLERFLAAG; this is encoded by the coding sequence ATGCGGATCCCCGACTTCAAGCTGGAGCGGTACTTCGCGCGGTGGGAGTTCACCGCGCCCCACCTGCTGTGCTCCTCGGACATCGAGGGCTGGCGCATGGCGGAGCTGCTGGCGCTCGCGGACGCGGAGGCCCGCGCCCGGTGGGAGCACCTCACGCTGGGCTACACCGAATCCACGGGGCTGCCCGCGCTCAAGGAGGCCATCGCGGCGCTCTACCCGGGCGTGTCCCCAGGTCAGGTGCTCACCTTCGCCGGGGCCGAGGAGGCGGTGTTCGTGCTCATGAACGTGCTGCTGGGGGCCGGGGACCACGCGGTGGTGACGTGGCCGGGCTACCAGTCCCTGCACGAGGTGGCGCGCGCCACCGGGGCGGAGGTGACGCTCCTGCCCCTGCGGGAGGAGCAGGGGTGGGCGTTGGACCTGGAGGCCCTGCGCGGGGCGCTGCGGCCCCACACGCGGCTCATCGTGGTGAACTTCCCGCACAACCCCACGGGGGCGCTGCCCACGCCGGAGGCCTTCGAGGCGCTGTGCGCGCTCGCCGAGGAGCGCGGGGTGTACCTGCTGTCCGACGAGGTGTACCGCCTGCTGGAGCATGCCCCGGCGCGGACGCTGCCCGCCGCGGTGGAGCGCACGGCGCGTGGCCTCAGCCTGGGCGTCATGTCCAAGGCGTTTGGCCTGGCGGGGCTGCGGGTGGGGTGGCTGGCGTGCCGGGACGCGGAGCTGCTGCGGCGGTGCGCGGCCTACAAGGACTACACCTCCATCTGCAACAGCGCCCCGAGCGAGGTGCTGGCCCTCATCGCGCTGCGCGAGAAGGACAAGGTGCTCGCCCGGAGCCGGGCCATTCTCGAGGACAACCTGAAGCGGCTGGATGCCTTCTTCGCGCGCCACGCGGACACGTTCCAGTGGGTGCGGCCGCGCGCCGGCAGCGTGGCCTTCCCGCGCCTGCTCCGGGACGTGCCCGTCACGGACTTCTGCCAGGCGCTCGTGGAGCGCGAAGGGGTGTTGTTATTGCCCGGCAGCGTCTATGACTTTCCGGGCAATCACTTCCGGCTGGGGTTCGGCCGTACCCGCCTGCCCGAGGCCCTGGAGCACTTGGAGCGCTTCCTCGCCGCGGGGTGA
- a CDS encoding DUF2058 family protein, which translates to MQNLRDKLLKAGLVSEDQAKKAETSAPAPRRPPPVQPQRAEGGPPRRDERPPRRDDRPPRRDDRPPRRDDERPPRRDASRPPPGRPAPAAAAAEKPIPKLPPMPGSKAYQRIESKKQAELDKALRELVQGAQVPSESGETTFYFMTRKGKLRRMELSPSQAKQLEDGVLAVVERPEPAQIEHSLVPAATAEQMFALSKKAVRFLNRKESPIGFMSDEDVKTQQAAEAAGTAPEIPDEPEAGEEAAEGAASPGEESPEAGNGPSEPQAQ; encoded by the coding sequence ATGCAGAACCTGCGCGACAAACTCCTGAAAGCAGGCCTCGTATCCGAGGATCAGGCCAAAAAAGCAGAGACGAGCGCTCCGGCCCCCCGCCGCCCGCCCCCTGTCCAGCCGCAGCGCGCCGAAGGTGGGCCGCCGCGAAGGGACGAGCGGCCGCCGCGAAGGGACGACCGGCCGCCCCGCCGGGATGACCGGCCCCCGCGAAGGGACGACGAGCGGCCGCCCCGGCGGGATGCCAGCCGTCCCCCCCCGGGCCGCCCCGCGCCCGCCGCCGCCGCCGCCGAGAAACCGATTCCCAAGCTGCCGCCGATGCCGGGCTCCAAGGCCTACCAGCGCATCGAGTCGAAGAAGCAGGCCGAGTTGGACAAGGCCCTGCGCGAGCTGGTGCAGGGCGCCCAGGTGCCCTCCGAGTCCGGCGAGACGACGTTCTACTTCATGACGCGCAAGGGCAAGCTGCGCCGGATGGAGCTCAGCCCCTCCCAGGCCAAGCAGCTGGAGGACGGCGTGCTCGCGGTGGTGGAGCGCCCCGAGCCCGCGCAGATCGAGCACTCGCTGGTGCCCGCTGCCACCGCGGAGCAGATGTTCGCGCTCTCCAAGAAGGCGGTGCGCTTCCTCAACCGCAAGGAGAGCCCCATCGGCTTCATGAGCGATGAGGACGTCAAGACGCAGCAGGCCGCCGAGGCCGCGGGCACCGCGCCGGAGATTCCGGACGAGCCCGAGGCCGGCGAGGAGGCCGCCGAAGGCGCCGCGTCCCCCGGCGAGGAGAGCCCGGAGGCCGGCAACGGCCCTTCGGAGCCGCAGGCGCAGTAG
- a CDS encoding SDR family NAD(P)-dependent oxidoreductase encodes MTTPKKTAVVTGASRGIGREVALAFIREGYGVWALARSAEALESLRQEAGEALRPLAVDVASEAAVLEACRTVLQAGTPHVLVNNAGITLSAPLTKTRTEDLNKVMAVNVTAPFIFCRELIPAMVAAGGGRVISIGSITATRGARYTSAYCASKHALLGMTRALAVEYARKGVTVNQVNPGWVETDMFSAAVGSITQATGRTQEQAREALAGMNAMGRIILPQEVAALCLFLASEAAGGITGAAYAIDGGEPG; translated from the coding sequence ATGACGACTCCCAAGAAGACGGCAGTGGTGACGGGTGCCAGCCGGGGCATTGGCCGGGAAGTGGCGCTGGCGTTCATCCGCGAGGGGTACGGCGTGTGGGCCCTGGCCCGCTCCGCCGAGGCCCTGGAGAGCCTGCGCCAGGAGGCCGGTGAGGCCCTGCGCCCGCTGGCGGTGGACGTGGCGAGCGAGGCCGCCGTGCTGGAGGCCTGCCGCACGGTGCTCCAGGCCGGGACGCCGCACGTGCTGGTGAACAACGCGGGCATCACCCTGTCCGCGCCGCTGACCAAGACGCGCACCGAGGACCTGAACAAGGTGATGGCCGTGAACGTGACGGCGCCCTTCATCTTCTGCCGCGAGCTGATTCCCGCGATGGTGGCCGCCGGCGGCGGGCGCGTCATCAGCATCGGCTCCATCACCGCGACGCGCGGGGCCCGGTACACCTCCGCCTACTGCGCCTCGAAGCACGCCCTGCTCGGCATGACGCGGGCGCTGGCCGTGGAGTACGCGCGCAAGGGCGTGACGGTGAACCAGGTGAACCCGGGCTGGGTGGAGACCGACATGTTCTCCGCCGCGGTGGGCAGCATCACCCAGGCCACTGGCCGCACCCAGGAGCAGGCGCGCGAGGCGCTCGCGGGGATGAACGCCATGGGCCGCATCATCCTGCCGCAGGAGGTGGCCGCCCTGTGCCTCTTCCTGGCCTCGGAGGCGGCCGGTGGCATCACCGGCGCCGCCTACGCCATCGACGGGGGCGAGCCGGGCTAA
- a CDS encoding DUF4215 domain-containing protein, whose amino-acid sequence MSESHCSSRISRLAALSLLLVLAACGSDIVDPKPDAGGGGNNPPDASTDGGTDGGPVDPEDCGNGTLQAGEMCDDGNLNDGDGCSSLCAIETGENGWICRTPGQPCVRNVCGDGVRGAKEACDDFNARSGDGCSATCTVESGWNCPSTGGNCQAAKCGDTIIAGDEECEDGNAAAGDGCSATCRLEEGFKCPTPGQACSRTTCGDRKVEGTEQCDDGNNDMGDGCSPLCKREPVCSNGNCTAICGDNLILPGSAEECDDGNVRDNDGCSSQCKLESGFQCKQIESEPPPEVKIPVVYRDFIGNDVSHAQKHIDFENATGSGEPGLVKDTLGANQKPDYAKDGQASSSTHGKALFDQWYTDSARSKTIVETLTLTQEKDGQGKPTGNYVYSNSNFFPLDNKGWVATGDEPKRTGNHNFSFTSENRYWFEYKGTEKLSFTGDDDVWVFVNKKLALDLGGVHSEQSGTVDLTPASAATKYNLRKGGIYEAVVFQAERHTTQSNYKLTLGNFTTKRTECTSSCGDGQVQPPEECDTGTNPGGYGQCAPGCIFGPRCGDGVVQEAFGESCDDGNDDNDDLCSNTCKPRIG is encoded by the coding sequence ATGTCCGAATCACACTGTTCATCCAGAATTTCCAGACTCGCGGCCCTTTCTCTTCTCCTGGTCCTCGCGGCTTGTGGCAGCGACATCGTGGACCCCAAGCCCGACGCGGGCGGAGGCGGCAACAACCCGCCCGACGCCTCGACGGATGGGGGCACCGACGGGGGCCCCGTGGATCCAGAGGACTGCGGCAACGGCACGCTCCAGGCGGGCGAGATGTGTGACGATGGCAACCTGAACGATGGGGACGGGTGCTCCTCGCTCTGCGCCATCGAGACGGGCGAGAACGGGTGGATCTGCCGGACGCCCGGCCAGCCGTGCGTGCGCAACGTGTGCGGCGACGGGGTGCGCGGGGCGAAGGAGGCGTGCGACGACTTCAACGCCCGGTCCGGGGATGGGTGCAGCGCGACGTGCACGGTGGAGAGCGGCTGGAACTGCCCGAGCACGGGCGGCAACTGCCAGGCGGCCAAGTGCGGCGACACCATCATCGCGGGCGACGAGGAGTGCGAGGACGGCAACGCGGCGGCGGGGGATGGGTGCAGCGCGACGTGCCGTCTGGAGGAGGGGTTCAAGTGCCCGACGCCGGGCCAGGCGTGTTCGCGCACCACGTGCGGAGACAGGAAGGTGGAGGGCACCGAGCAGTGCGACGATGGCAACAACGACATGGGCGATGGGTGCTCGCCGCTGTGCAAGCGCGAGCCGGTGTGCAGCAACGGTAACTGCACGGCCATCTGCGGCGACAACCTCATCCTGCCGGGCAGCGCGGAGGAGTGCGACGACGGCAACGTGCGGGACAACGACGGGTGCTCGTCGCAGTGCAAGCTGGAATCGGGCTTCCAGTGCAAGCAGATCGAGAGCGAGCCGCCGCCGGAGGTGAAGATCCCGGTCGTCTACCGTGACTTCATCGGCAACGACGTGAGCCACGCCCAGAAGCACATCGACTTCGAGAACGCCACGGGCAGCGGCGAGCCCGGGCTCGTCAAGGATACGCTGGGCGCCAACCAGAAGCCGGATTACGCGAAGGATGGCCAGGCGAGCTCCAGCACCCACGGCAAGGCGCTCTTCGACCAGTGGTACACCGACTCGGCGCGGAGCAAGACCATCGTCGAGACGCTGACGCTGACCCAGGAGAAGGACGGCCAGGGCAAGCCGACGGGCAACTACGTGTACTCCAACAGCAACTTCTTCCCGCTGGACAACAAGGGCTGGGTGGCGACGGGTGACGAGCCCAAGCGCACCGGGAACCACAACTTCAGCTTCACCAGCGAGAACCGGTACTGGTTCGAGTACAAGGGCACCGAGAAGCTCTCGTTCACCGGCGACGATGACGTGTGGGTCTTCGTCAACAAGAAGCTCGCCCTGGATCTCGGCGGCGTTCACTCCGAGCAGAGCGGCACGGTGGACCTCACCCCGGCCTCGGCCGCCACGAAGTACAACCTGAGGAAGGGCGGCATCTACGAGGCCGTCGTCTTCCAGGCCGAGCGGCACACCACCCAGTCCAACTACAAGCTCACCCTGGGCAACTTCACCACCAAGCGGACCGAGTGCACGAGCAGCTGCGGCGACGGTCAGGTGCAGCCGCCCGAGGAGTGCGACACGGGCACCAACCCTGGCGGCTACGGCCAGTGCGCGCCCGGATGCATCTTTGGCCCGCGCTGCGGCGATGGCGTGGTGCAGGAGGCGTTCGGCGAGAGCTGCGACGACGGGAACGACGACAACGACGACCTGTGCAGCAACACCTGCAAGCCGCGCATCGGCTAA
- a CDS encoding methyl-accepting chemotaxis protein, translated as MKLSLAARVTAAFLLVVFVLTFGSVAMVALSLRKSLEEGLARNMEQDIASWRGLLEQEERVLAAAARGIVTRGAVRSVFEGTGAETAAIQDIAGEQRALLGVDLLLLIDPAGQVRAGSLTGEMPALPPVRELRGRTGLLLAEEIPYWSVSTPVEAGGRLLGFLLLGIRLDEGPVQRFQEQRGTEMMLLMGRSMNARGLHSVKPQDVLPVLPSAGNFRRFLMLGGVRVLAAQVEVGEGLRLVLVRRAEEDYARFHATQLGLVGLGAACALIAGAVAFLMARRVTEPLRQLTAATARVVAEGDFRGTLEVKSRDEIGELAASFQQMMQRLRDVLLALRTASAQLESAATQLSHEASEQNRTATRQVAALYETQVTAQELQRSSQAAALRARTILQVAEQADSLGSAGEHSLESSVGGLTHIREQVDQIARTSQELQQRTAQIGGITQTVKDLADQSNMLALNAAIEAVRSGEHGKGFGVVAREIRSLADQSAEATGRVQEILTDISRAIAATVHTSESGAREVEGGLAQVRATGESLRALATLIHDNGLAVREIAETVSQQDAGIAQMFEALRDLSMLSQETVTRLTATEQAASKLSLASREVGSIVGQYKL; from the coding sequence ATGAAGCTCAGCCTCGCAGCCCGGGTGACCGCCGCGTTTTTACTCGTGGTGTTCGTTCTGACGTTTGGCAGCGTGGCGATGGTGGCCTTGTCGCTGCGCAAGAGCCTCGAAGAGGGGCTCGCCCGGAACATGGAGCAGGACATCGCCAGCTGGCGGGGGCTCCTGGAGCAGGAGGAGCGGGTGCTCGCGGCGGCGGCCCGGGGCATCGTGACCCGGGGGGCGGTGCGCTCGGTGTTCGAGGGCACCGGCGCGGAAACCGCCGCGATCCAGGACATCGCCGGTGAGCAGCGCGCATTGCTGGGCGTGGACCTGCTGCTGCTCATCGATCCTGCCGGGCAGGTGCGGGCAGGCAGCCTCACGGGCGAGATGCCGGCGCTGCCCCCCGTGCGCGAGCTGCGCGGGCGCACCGGCCTGCTCCTGGCGGAGGAGATTCCCTACTGGAGCGTGAGCACGCCGGTGGAGGCCGGGGGGCGCCTCCTGGGCTTTCTCCTGTTGGGCATCCGCCTGGACGAGGGGCCGGTGCAGCGGTTCCAGGAGCAGCGCGGCACGGAGATGATGCTGCTCATGGGCCGGAGCATGAACGCCCGGGGGCTGCACTCGGTGAAGCCCCAGGACGTGCTGCCGGTGCTGCCCTCCGCGGGCAACTTCCGCCGGTTCCTCATGCTGGGCGGGGTGCGGGTGCTCGCGGCCCAGGTGGAGGTGGGCGAGGGGCTGCGGCTGGTGCTCGTGCGCCGCGCGGAGGAGGACTACGCCCGCTTCCACGCCACCCAGCTGGGGCTCGTGGGGCTGGGGGCGGCGTGCGCGCTGATTGCCGGCGCGGTGGCCTTCCTCATGGCCCGGCGGGTGACGGAGCCCTTGCGGCAGCTCACCGCCGCCACGGCACGCGTGGTGGCCGAGGGGGATTTCCGGGGCACGCTGGAGGTGAAGTCACGGGACGAGATTGGCGAGCTGGCTGCTTCGTTCCAGCAGATGATGCAGCGGCTGCGGGACGTGCTGCTCGCGCTGCGCACCGCCTCCGCGCAGCTGGAGAGCGCCGCCACCCAGCTCTCCCACGAGGCCTCGGAGCAGAACCGCACGGCCACGCGGCAGGTGGCCGCGCTCTACGAGACGCAGGTGACGGCGCAGGAGCTCCAGCGCAGCTCCCAGGCGGCGGCCCTGCGGGCGCGGACGATCCTCCAGGTGGCCGAGCAGGCGGACTCCCTGGGCAGCGCCGGCGAGCACTCGCTGGAGAGCAGCGTGGGCGGGCTCACGCACATCCGGGAGCAGGTGGATCAGATCGCCCGCACGAGCCAGGAACTCCAGCAGCGCACCGCGCAGATTGGCGGCATTACCCAGACGGTGAAGGACCTGGCGGACCAGTCGAACATGCTGGCGCTCAACGCCGCCATCGAGGCGGTGCGCAGCGGCGAGCACGGCAAGGGCTTTGGCGTGGTGGCCCGAGAAATCCGCTCCCTGGCGGACCAGTCCGCCGAGGCCACGGGGCGGGTGCAGGAGATCCTCACCGACATCAGCCGGGCCATCGCCGCTACCGTGCACACCAGCGAGAGCGGCGCGCGCGAGGTGGAGGGGGGGCTTGCCCAGGTGCGGGCCACGGGCGAGAGCCTCCGGGCCCTGGCCACCCTCATTCACGACAACGGGCTCGCCGTCCGGGAGATCGCCGAGACGGTGAGCCAGCAGGATGCCGGCATCGCCCAGATGTTCGAGGCCCTGAGGGACTTGTCGATGCTCTCCCAGGAGACCGTGACGCGCCTGACCGCCACGGAGCAGGCCGCCTCGAAGCTCTCCCTGGCCTCCCGCGAGGTGGGGTCCATCGTGGGCCAGTACAAGCTCTGA